In the genome of Bradyrhizobium sp. CB3481, the window TCGCGACACTTTTTGCATCAAGGCGCGAGCATGTTGTGAAGTCGCCGATGTCGCTGCTTCGCGCGCTCTCTCATCGCCGTGTCAACACTTCCTTAAGCGGGACGCTGTTTTTTTGAACGTGTTGGTGTATTCGGAATGGAGTGCATCTCGATTCCCGAATGCACGCAGCAGACTAAAGCCATCTCACACATTGGAGGGCAACATGGCCAAGAAAGCTAAGAAGGCGAAGAAGGCGAAGAGCGCAGTGAAGAAGACTGCGAAGAAGACCCGCAAGGTCGCCAAGAAGAAGTAACTTCGCTTCTTTGAGAATTGCCGGCGGCTTGATGCCGGCACGTCACACGAGCCCCGGATGAAAGTCTGAAGGCTCTGTCGACGAAAGAGGGTGTCGGCGAGACATCAGGTCAACGGTCGGATCGCACTTCAAAAAGATCCGGCAGAAGAAACGAGTTTCTTCGTTCGGTGCGGGTATCCTTAACTATCCGCAATTTCACCGGGCCAAGGCCCGACATGAAATCTGGTCCTGACGTGTTCGCCGACGCCCTCGTTCCCTCGGGGCGTATTCTTCCCCCGGAACGACCCGCTTCCGAAACCGATCGTTTCGATGGCCGCGCCTCCGGGCATCTGGCCCACAATCCTTCCCAACCCCGACATCTCCAGCCCAACCATCAGGGACCTGCATCATCGCGGGCCCGTGCGGCGCTTCTAGCTGCCTCGTTCGTTGAATCCGCGGCCGGGTCAGGCGTATGCTTGCCGCATGCCGAGGTCCGTCGAGAAGACCCTTGCTCGCTCGCGGTAACGCTAAGGCTTGTCCGCAGGCATCGCGGCATCAAGCAGGCGCATGCGGCCGAACTGCTCGGCGTAACCCAGTCGACCGTCAGCCGCATCGAGCATGGTGAGTTGAAGCCGGCGGGCGCCTTGCGAACCCGGCTGCTCGATCTCGTCTCCGCCCGCATCCATCCGGCGCGCGACGCGGCGCTTCGTCGTCTTGTCGAAGGCTCCGCGAGCCCCGTCCATCTCGTCTGCGATCTCACCCATCGGCTGCTGGCCGCTTCCGGTCCTCGCGAGCGCGAGTGGCGGCGCGCTGCCAGCGAGTTACGCGGCCAGCCGCTGTGGCGGTATGCGAGCGATGAAATCCGATCCGCCGAGGCACGATTGCCGGAGCTTGGCTGGGGCGAACGCGACGGGACCCACGCGCTGACATTCGTGACAGACGCTAACGGCCTCGACGAACTGCGTATCGTACCCGGTGCGCAGATCTGGGAACGCATCCTGCTGTCCGACGGCTCGCCGGCGCGGCTCGTCACAAGCCCGGCCGACGGCCTGCCGGTCTAGCTTGGTGCGCGCATATCTTATGCGTGGCGGCCGCCGGCGGGCTCCTTCAAGCTGGCGGCATGACCTGGAAACACGTCGTCACGCCCCTCGACTCGCTACAGCTTGCCGAACCGCTCGCCTCGCAGCTTCGCTTCCTGCTCGAGGCCGACAGGCTCAAGTCCGTCGTTCGTGGCAGCCGCATTGCCGACGGCGCGCGCCGCGAGAATGCCGCCGAGCATAGTTGGCATATCGCGCTCTTCGCGCTCGTGCTGGCGCCTCACGCGGTGGAGCGGATTGATCTGCTTCGCGTGATATCGATGCTCCTGATTCACGATGTCGTCGAAATCGACTGTGGCGATACGCTGCTGTACGACGCGGTCGGAACCGCCACGCAGGCGGCGCGTGAGACGGTCGCCGCCCGCCGGCTGTTCGCTTTGCTGCCGACGGAGCAGGCCGCTGAAATGCTCGCGCTATGGCAGGAGTTCGAGGCCGCAGCGACGGCGGATGCGCGGTTCGCCAAATCGGTCGATCGCCTGCAGCCCGTCCTGCTGAACCACGCGGTCGGCGGCGGTACCTGGACCGATTATGATGTGGACGAGGCGCGCGAGCGCGCGTTGACCTGCCGTATTGCCGAAGGTGCGCCGACGCTCTGGAGCGCGGCGGAGGCGGTCATCAAGGACGCGGTCGATCGAGGCTGGCTCAAACCGGCGCCGGGAACCTGAGCGGGTAAGCACGGTCCGCTCAAGGGTTCGGAGCGAAGTACGACACACACCGGTAATGGTTATCGTTGTGCGAAACCGCAGGGTAAACCGGTCTTCACGATTTCCGACTTCTGCTTGTGCCGCAGGCACTTCTGCGATTCTGCGCTCGACCGGGCGGGATGCGCATTTACACCCCGTTCATCGCGAACCTTAAACTGCCCTTCAAATTTGATCGGCCATGATCGCCTCAACAACAGACCGGCAAACGGCGTTGGAGATGACAAGCAGATAGTGGACGGGGGCCGCGCTCGGGGGAGGGCGGCAACGATAAAAAGGGGACCTACAGATGTTTCAGGGGCAGATCGATCTCGACACGGCCATTCCGGTGGAAGCGACGGCGGTTTCCGACGTGCTGTTCGAGCGCGGCCTTTACTGGGCGAGCGGCCGTTCGGGCGTCGTGAATCTGGTCGCGGCCCACAAATGGTTCAATCTCGCCGCGCTGAAGGGGCGCACTGACGCGATCGCGATGCGCCGAGAGGTCGCCGCGATGATGTCGGAAGCCGAGATCGCCGCTGCGCAGCGCGAAGCGCGCGCCTGGATGACGGCGCATTGATCATTGCCGGTTTGACAATACCAGGCGTGTGATCTTGGAAATACCGGCCGGGCGCGTCATCGCTTGCACGGCCAATAAAACGCACGAGACGTGGGATCGCGCCACGGCGTCTCAATCCTGTTCGACAGTCAGGAAGCAACCCGTCCGCCGGGCAGGCTACCTATGTATCCGGGATGGACAATTTGGGGGATGGCGGAGCCGGAGGGATTCGAACCCTCGATAGGCCTTTACAAGCCTATAACGGTTTAGCAAACCGCCGCCTTCAGCCACTCGGCCACAGCTCCATAGGCGCGGATATGCCTGACGCGAGGGCCAGCCGCAAGCGGCAGATGAAGATTACGACAAGGCTATTTAGAGGCGCGGGCATTTTCCGCCGGTAGCCGCTCCGTCCTAGGCTTTCTCCGCCAGGGCATCGGCGCTCGATGCCGGTTATCCAATTCCGAGACACACTGGATTCCGCCATTTTGGTCCGATTTCGCCCCCTGATTGGGCATCCCTAGACTTGGCGGCTCTAATCGGACGCAATGCTCGCTTGCAAGTTGGGTACTGCCGCACCTCGCGGAACCCCTGCTGCACCGGTCCAGTTTCGAACACTCTCACTCTATAATGGGTGCGAGATTGCTGCAGTGCTGGGAACTCGCCGGGGGCGCTCGAAATAATTTAATATAAACAATGCTTTGATCGGGTTTCAGGCGAAGGCGTGCATTATTTGTGCGAAGGCGGCCACCGCGCTTTCGGCCATGGCGAATTCGGGCCGGCCCGGCCTTGCCTGAAAACCGCTATTCGACGCTGGCGCCGCGGTGCAGGTCGGCTTCGATCTGGAGCTTGGAGCCGCCGCCGAAGCGTGCGCGATAGACCTGCAGATTCTCCATGATCCGCTGCACGTAGTTGCGCGTCTCGGAGAAGGGGATCAATTCGACCCAATCGACGGCATCGACTTTGGGATCGCGCGGGTCGCCATAACGCTCGATCCATTTCTTCACGCTGCCGCGGCCGGCATTGTAGCCGGCGAAGGTGAGGATGTAGGAGCCACGGTAGTCCTCGAGCAGGCCGCCGAGCTCGGCGGCGCCCAGCATGGCGTTGTAGACCGAATCGGTCTTCATCCGCTGAAGGTCGAAGCTGACGCCGGCGCGTTTGCAGACATAGCGGCCGGCATCCGGCGTCACCTGCATCAGCCCGTAGGCCTGGGCCGGCGAGATCACGGCCGGATTGAACGCGCTTTCCTGTCGCGCGATCGAGTAGACGACGCTCGGCTCGACCTCGGGGCCGATCTGCTTGAATGACGGAATACCGGTGACCGGATAGGCGTAGTGGTCGAACGGCAGGCCGCGGTTGAGCGCGGCCTTGCCGAGCAGCAGCATGCCGCGGGCATCATGGTGGCGCGCGGCAAGCTCGCCGAGCCCGGCCAGCGCTTCCGGATCGCCGTTCTCGCCCATGTCGCTGAAGATCGGGATCGCAAGCTCGCGCTCGTCGAGCTCGTAGAGCAACTGCACAGCGCGGACGATCTCCAGCCGGTCGGCGCCGCGGGTCCGCGGCACGCCGTTCAGCTCGAGCTGCGGCAGGCCAAGCTTGGCGCGCGCGAGCTGGCCGTAATAGCTGGTCGACTGTTCAGCCGCCCGGCCATATGCTGCGCGGGCTTCCTGGCTGCGGCCAGCCGCCTCCGCCGCGCGGCCCTGCCAATAGCCGGCGCGCGCCAGCGCGGTTGGATTGGCGCTGCCGACGCCGATACGGGCGAAATGCTGGGCGGCGAGCGCCGGGTCCTTCAGGAAGCGCAGCGCGATCCAGCCCGCGGTGAATTCCGCCTCCGTCTTGTAGATGTCGCGCGTCGGCAGCGCGGCATCCCGCGCGATGAGGTAGGCGTTGCGATGCTCGCCAACGTCGATCATCTTGCGCGCCAACAGCCGCCGCTCGATCCACCATTCGTTGAGATTGTGCAGGCGGTTCGGATCTTTCGGCGCACTCAGCATGAGCTGGGCGGCCTCGGTGAACTTCTCCTCGCGGCGAAGCAGCTGGATCCTGGCGAAGAGATAGCCGGTTTCGCCGTGCAATTCGTGCGGCACCGCCTCAAGCAGGGCGCGGAGGTTGGAGGCCTTCTTGTTGGCCGCAATGCGCGCCTTGGCGAGCGCGACATGGCCGGAGCCGAGCCGTTTCGCGGCGCGCATGCCGCCGGCTTCCTGCTCGGTGCCATACAGCAGAGATTCCATTCGTGCCTTGTGGTCGCCCGCGGTCAGCAGCGCACCGAATGTGTCGAGCACGGCGCTCTCGGTGTCTTCCGACATGCCGTCGTGACGCCAGGCCTCGCGGACCAATCGCTCGGCGTTGGCGCGATCGCCGCGCGCGATCATCGCCTTGGCCAGCGCGAACTTGCCTTTTGCCGAGATCGGCGAATCGTTTTCGAACCACGACCACACCGCGCCATCCTCGCGGCGGTCGTCCCACAGCGCGGCCTCGATGCGCCGGCGCAGGAAGATCTGCGACGGCCAGCTCGGATTGGCGGAGACGAACGCCCGGTAGCGTTCCACCGAGGCATTGTTGTTGTCGCTGCGCAGGATCAGCCATTCCGCGAGCTTGCGGGCGACCGGGTCCGAAATGGTCGCCTGCACCTGCGTGGCGTCGCCGGCCTTCTGCTTGCGCAGGAGCTCGATGACGTTTTCCAGCGCGTCCTTGTCGGCCTGCGAGGTCGACGTCGTCGCCGCGACCGCGGCTGGCGCTATATGCTTGCGCGGCGGCGGCAAGGCAGCGTGCTGGCGCGTGGCAGGCGCCAGCACCGGCGGCGCGGGCGTCGGTGCTGCGGTCGGGGCACGGGCCGCCGTCGCGGTGTGAGCGGGCGGCGCGTTGCCGGGGCTAGTGGATTTGGGAACGACGTTGCGCGCGATCGGTCGCGGCTTGGGCAGTGGAACCTTTGGCTTGGCCCAGGCTTCCAGAGGGAAGGCGGTCAACCCAACCGCCAGCGCGACGCTGGTGGCCAACGCGGTCGATCGCAATGCGGCGGCGCGGACGGGAAGGGTCACGGCTTTCCTCTGCGGCAGCGAATCATTCAATCGACCCGGCCATAGGTCTATTCGACCGAATATGTGGACAAAATGCTAAAAACGTCGCGGCCGTCCTGTTTGCGCCATCACCGCGGCAAAATCGCGGCTACTGGCCCCCAAAGCGGAAGGCGATCTGGGCCGGAGCCGAGAAAAGGCGTCGAAACAAAGCGCTAGCGCCCTGCGGCACGGCCCCTTTCGCCCGCTCGTCAGACCCGATATGAATTGAAATCCAGTTTCGGCCGTGCCGTTTCTTAAGCGTTTGGAGGAAGTCCATGGCAGCCAAGACAAAGTTCCGGGGATCGCTCACCGCCTTGGTCACGCCATTCAAAAACGGCTCGCTCGACGAGGCCGCTTTCCGGGGTCTGATAAGCTGGCAGATCGAGCAGGGGTCCCACGGCCTCGTTCCCGTGGGGACCACCGGCGAAAGCCCGACGCTGAGCCATGCCGAGCATCATCGGGTCGTCGAGATGTGCATCGATGAGGCGAAAGGCCGCGTGCCTGTCATCGCCGGCGCGGGCTCGAACTCGACGCGCGAAGCCGTCGACCTTGCTGTTCACGCCGAGAAGGCCGGTGCCGATGCCGTCCTGGTGGTGACGCCCTACTACAACAAGCCGACCCAGGAAGGCATGTATCAGCATTTCAAGGCGGTGAATGACGCGATCGGGATCCCGATCATCATCTACAACATCCCCCCGCGCTCCGTCGTCGATATGTCGGTCGAGACCATGACTCGGCTGTTCGAGTTGAAGAACATCGCCGGCGTCAAGGACGCCACCGCCAATCTTGCCCGGGTGTCGCAGCAGCGCCATGCGATGGGGCCGGATTTCATCCAGCTGTCCGGCGAGGACATGACCGCGCTGGCCTATATGGCGGCAGGAGGACATGGTTGCATCTCGGTGGTCGCCAATGTGGCGCCGAAGCTGTGCGCCGACCTGATGTCAGCCGTCATGAAGGGTGATTTCGCTACCGGCCTGAAGATCCAGGATCGCCTGACGCCGCTGCATGATGCCGTCTTCAAGGAGCCCGGCCTTGCGGGAGCCAAGCACGGCCTCAAGCTGCTGGGGCGGATCGATGACGAAGTGCGTCTGCCGTTGATGAACGTGACGCCGCCAACCGGCAAGGTGATCCGCGACGCCATGGTGCATGCCGGCCTGATCAATTAGGGGCTGCACGGTCTTCGCCCCAGGGACGAAGAGGGGGAGCCAACATGCTGAAGGAATTCCGCGAATTCGCGATGAAGGGCAACGTCGTCGACCTCGCGGTCGGCGTCATCATCGGCGCGGCTTTCGGCGCCATCGTGAATTCGCTGGTTGGTGATGTGATCATGCCGATCATCGGTGCGATCACCGGTGGTCTTGATTTCTCCAACTACTTCACGCCACTCGCGAAGACGGTGACCGCCAACAATCTGGCGGATGCCAAAAAGCAAGGCGCGGTGCTCGCGTGGGGCAATTTTCTCACGCTGACGCTGAATTTCCTCATTATCGCGTTCGTGCTGTTCATCGTGATCCGTGCCATGAATCAGTTCAAGCGCAAGGAAGAGACCGCTCCCGCGGCGCCCAAATTGACCAAGCAGGAAGAACTGCTGACCGAGATCCGCGATCTCCTCAAGAAGAGCTAATAAAGAAGAGCTAACGTGGCGGAAAAGAACGAGCGCCCGATCAAGGTCGTCGCCGAAAACCGCAAGGCGCGGTTCAATTACGCGATCGACGACACCATTGAGGCCGGCATTGCACTGACCGGTACCGAGGTGAAGTCGATCCGTAACGGCAAGACCACCATTGCGGAATCCTATGCGGATTCCAAGAACGGCGAGATCTGGCTGATCAACGCCAATATCCCGGAATACCTGCAGGCCAACCGCTTCAACCATGAGCCGAAGCGCCCGCGCAAACTGCTGCTGCACCGCAAGCAGATCAACAAGCTGATGGGCGCGGTCGACCGCGAAGGCATGACGCTGATCCCGCTAAAACTCTATTTCAACGAGCGCGGCCGGGCCAAGCTGTTGCTGGCGATCGCCAAGGGCAAGAAGCTGCACGACAAGCGCGAGAGCGAAAAGAAACGCGACTGGGGCCGCGAAAAAGGCCGCCTGATGCGGGCGCGGGGATAGGGAGCGTAGGATGGGTAGAGCACAGCGAAACCCATCGAATCCTTGCGGGGAGGGATGATGGGTTTCGCTTCGCTCTACCCATCCTACAGCACGTGGGTTTGACGAGGCAGAAGATGAACCAGAAAAACCTGTTCGAAGTCGACTGGAGCAAGATCCCTGCGCCGGAAGATGACGGCGGCGCGGCGCATCTCTTCGGCATGGCGATCCCGCCGGTGACGCTGCTGGCCACCGACGATAGTGCCGTGACGCTATCCGAGCTACCCGGCCGGACCGTGGTGTTCGCCTATCCGCGCACAGGAGAGCCCGGCAAGATCAGTCTGGTCGATGATTGGGACATGATCCCCGGCGCGCGCGGCTGCACGCCGCAAACCTGCTCGTTCCGTGACCTCTTTGCCGAACTGAAAGCCGCCGGCGCCAGGCAGGTGTTCGGCCTCTCGACGCAGGATAATGCCTATCAGACCGAGATGGCTTCACGGCTGCATCTACCGTTCCCGGTGCTGTCGGACGCCAAGCTCGAGCTGACGGTTGCGCTGAGCCTGCCGACCATGGAAGTCGCCGGGCTGACGCTGATCAAGCGGCTCGCGCTGATCATCGATGACGGCCGCATCCGCCACGTGTTCTACCCGGTATTCCCACCCGATCGTAACGCCGCCGACGTGCTGGCGTGGTTGAGGGAAAATCCCGCTTAAACGCTCGCTCTCAAACCCTCATGGTGAGGAGGCGCGGAGCGCCGTCTCGAACCATGCGGCCCCCCTGGTGCCATTCATCCTTCGAGACGCGGCAAACGCCGCTCCTCAAGATGTGGTCTGGCAGAGGTGGGTTAGGCGAGAGCGGGCGGGCAGCGGCGCAAACGCCAATTTCGTTTCACGAATCCAGATCCTTGCGCACCTTCGCAAATACCTCGCGAAACATCTTTGGCGTCAGCACGCCGGTGTTCGTGTTGTAGCGCGAGCAGTGATAACTGTCGTAGAGCCTGAAATTATCCGTCTTGTGTACGGCACCGTGCGAAAACGGAGCGGCAGCAGCGCGCAGGCCAAGCGCCTTCAGCGTCGTATCATGCGCAATGCGGCCGAGCAGAACGATCGCGCGCAGCTTTGGCATGGTCGCAATCGTCGTCGCCAGGAATTGCCGGCAGGTGTTGATCTCGATTGGCAGCGGCTTGTTCTGCGGCGGCACGCAGCGCACGGCATTGCTGATCCGGCAATCGACCAGCTTCAGCCCATCATCCGGTC includes:
- a CDS encoding lytic transglycosylase domain-containing protein, with the translated sequence MTLPVRAAALRSTALATSVALAVGLTAFPLEAWAKPKVPLPKPRPIARNVVPKSTSPGNAPPAHTATAARAPTAAPTPAPPVLAPATRQHAALPPPRKHIAPAAVAATTSTSQADKDALENVIELLRKQKAGDATQVQATISDPVARKLAEWLILRSDNNNASVERYRAFVSANPSWPSQIFLRRRIEAALWDDRREDGAVWSWFENDSPISAKGKFALAKAMIARGDRANAERLVREAWRHDGMSEDTESAVLDTFGALLTAGDHKARMESLLYGTEQEAGGMRAAKRLGSGHVALAKARIAANKKASNLRALLEAVPHELHGETGYLFARIQLLRREEKFTEAAQLMLSAPKDPNRLHNLNEWWIERRLLARKMIDVGEHRNAYLIARDAALPTRDIYKTEAEFTAGWIALRFLKDPALAAQHFARIGVGSANPTALARAGYWQGRAAEAAGRSQEARAAYGRAAEQSTSYYGQLARAKLGLPQLELNGVPRTRGADRLEIVRAVQLLYELDERELAIPIFSDMGENGDPEALAGLGELAARHHDARGMLLLGKAALNRGLPFDHYAYPVTGIPSFKQIGPEVEPSVVYSIARQESAFNPAVISPAQAYGLMQVTPDAGRYVCKRAGVSFDLQRMKTDSVYNAMLGAAELGGLLEDYRGSYILTFAGYNAGRGSVKKWIERYGDPRDPKVDAVDWVELIPFSETRNYVQRIMENLQVYRARFGGGSKLQIEADLHRGASVE
- a CDS encoding peroxiredoxin; translated protein: MNQKNLFEVDWSKIPAPEDDGGAAHLFGMAIPPVTLLATDDSAVTLSELPGRTVVFAYPRTGEPGKISLVDDWDMIPGARGCTPQTCSFRDLFAELKAAGARQVFGLSTQDNAYQTEMASRLHLPFPVLSDAKLELTVALSLPTMEVAGLTLIKRLALIIDDGRIRHVFYPVFPPDRNAADVLAWLRENPA
- a CDS encoding helix-turn-helix transcriptional regulator, whose amino-acid sequence is MPHAEVRREDPCSLAVTLRLVRRHRGIKQAHAAELLGVTQSTVSRIEHGELKPAGALRTRLLDLVSARIHPARDAALRRLVEGSASPVHLVCDLTHRLLAASGPREREWRRAASELRGQPLWRYASDEIRSAEARLPELGWGERDGTHALTFVTDANGLDELRIVPGAQIWERILLSDGSPARLVTSPADGLPV
- the smpB gene encoding SsrA-binding protein SmpB, with the protein product MAEKNERPIKVVAENRKARFNYAIDDTIEAGIALTGTEVKSIRNGKTTIAESYADSKNGEIWLINANIPEYLQANRFNHEPKRPRKLLLHRKQINKLMGAVDREGMTLIPLKLYFNERGRAKLLLAIAKGKKLHDKRESEKKRDWGREKGRLMRARG
- a CDS encoding uracil-DNA glycosylase, whose amino-acid sequence is MTSLPVPAEAEPDHDCPLCPRLAEFRAEARAKEPTWHNAPVSSFGNATARLLIVGLAPGLQGANRTGRPFTGDYAGDLLYATLLEYGFAEGTYQARPDDGLKLVDCRISNAVRCVPPQNKPLPIEINTCRQFLATTIATMPKLRAIVLLGRIAHDTTLKALGLRAAAAPFSHGAVHKTDNFRLYDSYHCSRYNTNTGVLTPKMFREVFAKVRKDLDS
- the mscL gene encoding large conductance mechanosensitive channel protein MscL; this translates as MLKEFREFAMKGNVVDLAVGVIIGAAFGAIVNSLVGDVIMPIIGAITGGLDFSNYFTPLAKTVTANNLADAKKQGAVLAWGNFLTLTLNFLIIAFVLFIVIRAMNQFKRKEETAPAAPKLTKQEELLTEIRDLLKKS
- a CDS encoding HD domain-containing protein encodes the protein MAAAGGLLQAGGMTWKHVVTPLDSLQLAEPLASQLRFLLEADRLKSVVRGSRIADGARRENAAEHSWHIALFALVLAPHAVERIDLLRVISMLLIHDVVEIDCGDTLLYDAVGTATQAARETVAARRLFALLPTEQAAEMLALWQEFEAAATADARFAKSVDRLQPVLLNHAVGGGTWTDYDVDEARERALTCRIAEGAPTLWSAAEAVIKDAVDRGWLKPAPGT
- the dapA gene encoding 4-hydroxy-tetrahydrodipicolinate synthase — translated: MAAKTKFRGSLTALVTPFKNGSLDEAAFRGLISWQIEQGSHGLVPVGTTGESPTLSHAEHHRVVEMCIDEAKGRVPVIAGAGSNSTREAVDLAVHAEKAGADAVLVVTPYYNKPTQEGMYQHFKAVNDAIGIPIIIYNIPPRSVVDMSVETMTRLFELKNIAGVKDATANLARVSQQRHAMGPDFIQLSGEDMTALAYMAAGGHGCISVVANVAPKLCADLMSAVMKGDFATGLKIQDRLTPLHDAVFKEPGLAGAKHGLKLLGRIDDEVRLPLMNVTPPTGKVIRDAMVHAGLIN